Proteins co-encoded in one Streptomyces roseochromogenus subsp. oscitans DS 12.976 genomic window:
- a CDS encoding ABC transporter permease gives MSQVLDTPPPTQAPADDLAALAARHGLTVSGARPTLPEYVRQLWARRHFITAFATAKLTAQYSEAKLGQIWQVMTPLLNAAVYYFIFGVLMGTKKGVPDYIPFLVTGVFVWTFTQSSIQVGTRAISGNLGLVRALHFPRAALPISFCIQQLQQLLFSMAALVVILFSLGVPISFSWLLVIPTLILQFLFNAGMAMIMARMGAKTPDIAQLMPFVLRTWMYVSGVMWSIGKLTKKDHLPHIVTVLLETNPAAVYIDLMRYALIASFHAKQLPPHVWALAAGWALVAGVGGFIYFWKAEEKYGRG, from the coding sequence GTGAGCCAGGTCCTCGACACACCGCCCCCCACCCAGGCCCCGGCCGACGATCTCGCGGCGCTGGCCGCCCGACACGGCCTGACCGTCAGTGGCGCCCGCCCCACCCTGCCCGAGTACGTCCGCCAGCTGTGGGCCCGGCGTCACTTCATCACCGCCTTCGCCACCGCCAAGCTCACCGCGCAGTACAGCGAGGCGAAGCTCGGCCAGATCTGGCAGGTCATGACCCCGCTGCTGAACGCGGCGGTCTACTACTTCATCTTCGGTGTGCTGATGGGCACCAAGAAGGGCGTCCCGGACTACATCCCGTTCCTGGTCACCGGCGTGTTCGTGTGGACGTTCACGCAGAGTTCGATCCAGGTCGGCACCCGGGCGATCTCCGGCAACCTCGGCCTGGTGCGCGCCCTGCACTTCCCGCGCGCCGCCCTGCCGATCTCCTTCTGCATCCAGCAGCTCCAGCAGCTGCTGTTCTCGATGGCCGCGCTGGTCGTCATCCTGTTCAGCCTGGGCGTGCCGATCTCCTTCTCCTGGCTGCTGGTGATCCCCACGCTGATCCTGCAGTTCCTGTTCAACGCGGGCATGGCGATGATCATGGCGCGCATGGGCGCCAAGACCCCGGACATCGCCCAGCTGATGCCGTTCGTGCTGCGCACCTGGATGTATGTGTCCGGCGTGATGTGGAGCATCGGCAAGCTCACCAAGAAGGACCACCTGCCGCACATCGTCACGGTCCTGCTGGAGACCAACCCGGCCGCGGTCTACATCGACCTCATGCGGTACGCGCTGATCGCCAGCTTCCATGCCAAGCAGCTGCCCCCGCACGTGTGGGCGCTCGCCGCCGGCTGGGCCCTGGTCGCCGGCGTCGGCGGTTTCATCTACTTCTGGAAGGCTGAGGAGAAGTACGGCCGTGGCTGA
- a CDS encoding TetR/AcrR family transcriptional regulator yields the protein MTTNADEPRTPQRRRTPAGAAVLREDVTEAIRGAVFEELAAVGYARMSIEGIARRAGVGKTAVYRRWRSKLHLVLDVVSAMAVLGLPVPDTGSLEGDLRLLYEVTSRALRHPVASQIIPDLQAEAARNPDIADAFQKALRDGQEGVASKIVAAAEARGEVRAGVDPDLALDLISGPVYWRAVVIRSPKLPKGYLEMLARATAGALKAL from the coding sequence ATGACGACGAACGCCGACGAGCCGCGGACGCCCCAGCGCCGCCGGACCCCTGCGGGGGCCGCCGTACTCCGGGAGGATGTGACCGAAGCCATCCGCGGGGCGGTCTTCGAGGAACTCGCGGCGGTCGGCTACGCCCGGATGTCCATCGAGGGCATCGCGCGGCGGGCGGGTGTCGGCAAGACGGCGGTGTACCGGCGCTGGCGCTCCAAGCTGCACCTCGTCCTGGACGTCGTCTCGGCCATGGCGGTCCTGGGCCTCCCGGTCCCCGACACGGGCTCCCTGGAAGGCGACCTGCGCCTGCTCTACGAGGTCACGTCCCGCGCCCTGCGCCACCCGGTCGCCTCGCAGATCATCCCCGACCTGCAAGCGGAGGCGGCCCGCAATCCCGACATCGCCGACGCCTTCCAGAAGGCCCTGCGGGACGGCCAGGAGGGCGTGGCCAGCAAGATCGTGGCGGCGGCGGAGGCGCGGGGGGAGGTGCGCGCGGGTGTGGATCCCGACCTCGCGCTCGACCTGATCTCGGGCCCCGTGTACTGGCGCGCGGTGGTGATCCGCTCCCCGAAGCTGCCGAAGGGCTACCTGGAGATGCTTGCCCGGGCTACGGCAGGGGCGCTCAAGGCGCTGTGA
- the galE gene encoding UDP-glucose 4-epimerase GalE, producing MTWLITGGAGYIGAHVVRAMTEAGERTVVYDDLSTGVAERVPAEVPLVRGSVLDADRVARTLAEHEISGVVHLAAKKQVGESVERPLHYYRENVEGLRILLDAVTRAEVPSFLFSSSAAVYGMPDVDLVTEETPCEPMSPYGETKLAGEWLVRATGKATGLSTASLRYFNVAGAAGPELADTGVFNLIPMVFEKLTEGAPPRIFGDDYPTPDGTCVRDYIHVVDLAEAHVTVARALASSPGTDLTLNIGRGEGVSVREMIDRINAVTGYDRPPVVTPRRPGDPARVVASADRIATELGWQAKYDVQDMITSAWEGWLRHHPEAARS from the coding sequence ATGACCTGGCTGATCACCGGCGGTGCCGGATACATCGGGGCACACGTCGTACGGGCGATGACCGAGGCGGGAGAGCGCACGGTCGTCTACGACGATCTGTCCACGGGCGTCGCCGAGCGCGTACCGGCGGAGGTCCCGCTGGTGCGCGGCTCCGTCCTGGACGCGGACCGGGTGGCCCGCACGCTCGCCGAGCACGAGATCAGCGGGGTCGTCCACCTGGCGGCGAAGAAGCAGGTGGGCGAGTCGGTGGAGCGCCCGCTGCACTACTACCGGGAGAACGTGGAGGGTCTGCGCATCCTCCTGGACGCGGTGACGCGGGCGGAGGTCCCGTCCTTCCTCTTCTCCTCCTCGGCGGCGGTCTACGGCATGCCGGACGTCGACCTGGTGACGGAGGAGACCCCCTGCGAACCGATGTCCCCTTACGGCGAGACGAAGCTGGCCGGAGAGTGGCTGGTCCGGGCGACGGGCAAGGCGACCGGCCTGTCCACCGCGTCGCTGCGCTACTTCAACGTGGCCGGCGCGGCGGGCCCGGAACTGGCCGACACGGGCGTGTTCAACCTGATCCCGATGGTCTTCGAGAAGCTCACCGAGGGCGCGCCGCCGCGCATCTTCGGCGACGACTACCCGACGCCGGACGGCACCTGTGTGCGCGACTACATCCACGTGGTCGACCTGGCCGAGGCCCATGTCACCGTCGCCCGTGCGCTGGCCTCCTCCCCCGGCACCGACCTGACCCTCAACATCGGCCGCGGCGAGGGCGTCTCCGTGCGCGAGATGATCGACCGCATCAACGCGGTCACCGGCTACGACCGCCCGCCCGTCGTCACCCCGCGCCGCCCCGGCGACCCCGCGCGCGTCGTCGCCTCGGCCGACCGCATCGCCACCGAGCTGGGCTGGCAGGCCAAGTACGACGTCCAGGACATGATCACCTCGGCCTGGGAGGGCTGGCTCCGCCACCACCCGGAGGCGGCCCGCTCGTAG
- a CDS encoding glycosyltransferase family 2 protein, whose product MRPDPSDTPDTPGTAGAAESPSDPAGAAESPRAARVGVIVIGYNDRAHVGDAVRSALAQGPAVAEVIAVDDCSTDGSAELLDRLAADEPRLRVVRREVNSGGCGSPRNTGIDALTTPYVMFLDSDDVLPPGAVDTLLAAATGAHAEVASGLCVRRELPSGREQPWQEPLYTAHTVLAGPSQRPRLVHDTLCVNKLYRTDFLREHGIRFPDGRFLYEDIVFTARVLAAGPRMALIPDRVYLWHVRRSAEQLSLSLDRDRIDNWKARVEACTLAYDILLSAGQKELARAVRAKFLDHEVRMYTRELGLRDAHYQRAWWARTREYLAHYDAADWELNPGAPGRLLARVVLESPEPRDLPRMRELAARPARLLPPYARTPDGVPVWSEDLPQVTLTPFLTRPIAKLPLAVEAELQPRARASRLLLRLHEMYGRVAEAEPREVDVEWQSRDDERTRGRTTVPLTPSGAGTDQVSWSAELPVDLGVLGAGTWDLQLTVRFTDGAERDVTAHALTGAGRLSRRAVPSVRHGVLLVQPYATHSGALAVRVASGVRGVVQVARSRLRRLLH is encoded by the coding sequence ATGCGACCAGACCCGTCCGACACACCCGACACACCCGGTACAGCAGGCGCCGCCGAATCACCTTCCGATCCGGCGGGCGCCGCCGAATCGCCGCGCGCGGCGCGGGTCGGTGTCATCGTCATCGGCTACAACGACCGCGCTCATGTGGGCGACGCCGTGCGTTCGGCGCTGGCCCAGGGGCCGGCGGTCGCCGAGGTCATCGCCGTGGACGACTGCTCCACGGACGGCAGCGCCGAGCTGCTGGACCGGCTGGCCGCCGACGAGCCCCGGCTGCGGGTGGTGCGCCGGGAGGTGAACAGCGGCGGCTGCGGCAGCCCGCGCAACACCGGGATCGACGCGCTGACAACGCCGTACGTGATGTTCCTGGACAGCGACGACGTGCTGCCGCCCGGTGCGGTGGACACGCTGCTGGCGGCGGCCACGGGAGCGCACGCCGAGGTCGCGAGCGGGCTGTGCGTGCGCCGGGAGCTGCCCTCGGGGCGTGAACAGCCCTGGCAGGAGCCCCTCTACACGGCGCACACCGTCCTCGCGGGCCCCTCCCAGCGCCCGCGCCTGGTCCACGACACGCTGTGCGTCAACAAGCTGTACCGCACCGACTTCCTGCGCGAGCACGGCATCCGCTTCCCCGACGGCCGCTTCCTCTACGAGGACATCGTCTTCACCGCGCGCGTGCTGGCCGCCGGCCCGCGCATGGCGCTCATACCGGACCGGGTGTATCTGTGGCATGTGCGCAGGTCCGCCGAGCAGTTGTCGCTCTCGCTGGACCGGGATCGCATCGACAACTGGAAGGCGCGCGTCGAGGCGTGCACGCTGGCGTACGACATTCTGCTGAGCGCTGGGCAGAAGGAGCTGGCGCGGGCGGTGCGGGCCAAGTTCCTCGACCACGAGGTGCGGATGTACACGCGCGAGCTGGGGTTGCGCGACGCGCACTACCAGCGCGCGTGGTGGGCGCGCACCCGGGAGTACCTCGCGCACTACGACGCCGCCGACTGGGAGCTGAACCCGGGCGCCCCGGGCCGGCTGCTCGCTCGGGTCGTCCTGGAGTCGCCCGAGCCCCGCGACCTGCCGCGCATGCGTGAACTGGCCGCGCGCCCGGCGCGCCTCCTGCCGCCCTACGCCCGCACCCCCGACGGCGTCCCCGTCTGGTCCGAGGACCTCCCCCAGGTCACCCTCACGCCGTTCCTGACCCGCCCGATCGCCAAGCTCCCGCTCGCCGTCGAGGCGGAACTGCAGCCACGCGCGCGTGCCTCGCGTCTGCTCCTGCGGCTGCACGAGATGTACGGCAGGGTGGCCGAGGCGGAACCGCGCGAGGTGGACGTGGAGTGGCAGTCCCGGGACGATGAGCGCACACGCGGGCGCACGACGGTGCCGCTCACGCCCTCCGGCGCGGGGACGGACCAGGTCAGCTGGTCGGCCGAGCTGCCCGTCGACCTGGGCGTGCTGGGCGCGGGCACCTGGGACCTGCAGCTGACCGTACGCTTTACGGACGGCGCGGAGCGGGACGTCACGGCGCACGCCCTGACGGGCGCCGGCCGGCTCAGCAGGCGCGCCGTTCCGAGCGTCCGGCACGGCGTGCTCCTGGTACAGCCGTACGCCACGCACTCCGGCGCACTCGCCGTGCGCGTGGCAAGCGGCGTGCGCGGGGTGGTACAGGTGGCACGCAGCCGGCTGCGCCGACTGCTGCACTGA
- a CDS encoding glycosyltransferase family 39 protein: MLAVGLWGLDRDGMWRDEAVSFQVGRRTVPQIWLLLHDVDAVHGLYYLLMHAVLAVHPGEVVLRLPSVCAAAVTAGLVAALGTRLARPRVGLWAGLLYAGAPMAGHYAQEGRSYALVAAGATGATLLFVRAVQGGTRRDWWAYGAVLGLTCWLHEFAVLLLCAHAGSLALARAERVRVWRGWGCAAGGVVVSLLPMVFVSRGQAAQVAWLRRPTADTAEGLLRGFLGPAGGVYEVCLGLALVGLVGLARRGEVTLAGVALPLTVVPPAVLMLVSQVSPLYVDRYVLYALSGAPLVVAAGAERVAGVVGRLRLGGRRAPTAPKGHPQLHLLPQPPLVTLTGVLAIVLGFLHQLPLLRADRDPGTRADDLGAVSRVVGRELAGGDAVVFLPDDVRNVALAYPRAFRGVRDVALAAGPAESGTLYGREAGPREVRRRLGRLDRVWVVADQDLLAGHWIPRSPVERAKLAVLNRDFTGQEPILRDRTAVRLYVRNPLPVDSPSIHPLPIHPPPVDPPPIHPLPAGPLPAGPLPAGPLPAGPLASGSLSAGSLSAGPLASGALASGSLSAGSLASGALASGPLSAGPLAAGSLASGLLPGRATLASA; encoded by the coding sequence ATGCTCGCGGTCGGGCTCTGGGGGCTCGACCGGGACGGGATGTGGCGGGACGAGGCCGTCAGCTTCCAGGTCGGGCGGCGTACGGTGCCGCAGATCTGGCTGCTGCTGCACGACGTGGACGCCGTACACGGTCTGTACTACCTCCTCATGCACGCCGTCCTCGCCGTCCACCCCGGCGAGGTGGTGCTGCGGCTGCCTTCCGTGTGTGCGGCGGCGGTGACGGCCGGGCTGGTGGCGGCGCTCGGCACCCGGCTGGCCCGGCCGCGCGTCGGGCTGTGGGCCGGGCTGCTCTACGCCGGTGCGCCGATGGCCGGTCACTATGCGCAGGAGGGCCGCTCGTACGCCCTGGTCGCGGCCGGGGCCACCGGTGCGACGCTGCTGTTCGTACGGGCCGTGCAGGGGGGTACCCGGCGGGACTGGTGGGCGTACGGCGCGGTCCTCGGCCTCACCTGCTGGCTGCACGAGTTCGCGGTGCTGCTGCTGTGCGCCCACGCGGGGTCGCTGGCGCTGGCCCGGGCGGAGAGGGTGAGGGTGTGGCGGGGTTGGGGATGTGCGGCCGGTGGGGTCGTGGTCTCGCTGTTGCCGATGGTGTTCGTGTCGCGGGGGCAGGCGGCGCAGGTGGCGTGGTTGCGAAGGCCTACGGCTGATACGGCGGAAGGGCTGCTGCGGGGGTTTCTCGGGCCGGCGGGCGGGGTGTACGAGGTGTGTCTGGGGCTGGCCCTGGTGGGGTTGGTGGGGCTGGCGCGGCGGGGGGAAGTCACCCTTGCGGGGGTGGCGTTGCCGTTGACGGTGGTCCCCCCTGCGGTGTTGATGCTGGTGTCCCAGGTCTCGCCGCTGTATGTCGACCGGTATGTGCTGTACGCGTTGAGCGGGGCGCCGTTGGTGGTGGCGGCGGGGGCGGAGCGGGTGGCCGGGGTGGTGGGGCGGCTGCGGCTCGGCGGCCGTCGTGCGCCCACCGCGCCGAAAGGGCACCCCCAGTTGCACCTCCTCCCGCAGCCCCCTCTCGTCACCCTCACCGGTGTTCTCGCCATCGTGCTCGGCTTTCTGCATCAGCTGCCGCTTCTCCGGGCCGATCGGGACCCCGGCACTCGGGCCGATGATCTGGGGGCTGTCTCGCGGGTGGTGGGGCGGGAGTTGGCGGGTGGGGACGCGGTGGTGTTCCTGCCGGACGATGTGCGGAATGTGGCCCTCGCCTATCCACGGGCGTTCCGCGGGGTGCGGGATGTGGCGCTGGCGGCGGGGCCGGCCGAGTCGGGGACCCTCTACGGGCGCGAGGCCGGGCCGCGTGAGGTGCGGCGGCGGCTGGGGCGGCTGGACCGGGTGTGGGTCGTGGCGGACCAGGATCTGCTCGCCGGGCACTGGATCCCGCGCAGTCCCGTCGAGCGGGCCAAACTCGCCGTGCTGAACCGTGATTTCACCGGGCAGGAGCCGATCCTGCGGGACAGGACGGCAGTACGGCTGTACGTCCGCAATCCACTCCCCGTCGATTCACCCTCTATCCATCCACTCCCTATCCATCCACCCCCCGTCGATCCACCTCCTATCCATCCACTCCCCGCCGGTCCACTCCCCGCCGGTCCACTCCCCGCCGGTCCGCTCCCCGCCGGTCCGCTCGCCTCCGGTTCGCTGTCCGCTGGTTCACTGTCTGCTGGTCCGCTCGCCTCCGGTGCTCTCGCCTCCGGTTCGCTGTCCGCCGGTTCGCTGGCCTCCGGTGCTCTCGCCTCCGGTCCGCTGTCTGCTGGTCCGCTCGCCGCTGGTTCGCTCGCCTCCGGTCTGCTGCCCGGGCGTGCCACGCTCGCGTCGGCTTAG
- a CDS encoding MarR family winged helix-turn-helix transcriptional regulator — protein sequence MTASPSLPSSPSSPSSAADAEWLRLDRQICFSLHAASRAFNGVYRVILKDLGLTYPQYLVMLVLWEQDELPVKALGEHLRLDSGTLSPLVKRLEGAGLVRRERSAQDERSVRVRLTEEGAALRERALQVPRRIMGATGFDLEGIADLRERLDQLTTALDAAAVAEAGREAGQGLSGGSGRSTSAAPHQRR from the coding sequence ATGACCGCATCGCCCTCCTTGCCCTCCTCACCCTCTTCACCCTCCTCCGCCGCCGACGCCGAGTGGCTCCGCCTGGACCGGCAGATCTGCTTCTCGCTGCACGCCGCGTCCCGCGCGTTCAACGGCGTCTACCGCGTGATCCTCAAGGACCTCGGGCTCACCTACCCGCAGTACCTGGTGATGCTGGTGCTGTGGGAACAGGACGAGCTGCCCGTCAAGGCGCTCGGCGAGCATCTGCGGCTCGACTCGGGCACGCTGTCCCCGCTGGTCAAGCGGCTGGAGGGGGCGGGTCTGGTGCGCCGGGAGCGCAGCGCGCAGGACGAGCGCTCGGTACGGGTCCGGCTCACCGAGGAGGGCGCGGCTCTGCGCGAGCGGGCCCTTCAGGTGCCGCGCCGCATCATGGGCGCGACCGGCTTCGACCTGGAGGGGATCGCCGACCTGCGCGAACGCCTCGACCAGCTCACGACGGCACTGGACGCGGCGGCGGTGGCGGAAGCGGGACGCGAGGCGGGCCAGGGCCTGTCCGGCGGATCAGGTCGCAGTACATCGGCGGCGCCTCATCAGCGCAGGTGA
- a CDS encoding organic hydroperoxide resistance protein has protein sequence MDALYTAVATATHGRDGRAVSSDGKIDLKLAPPAELGGNGEGTNPEQLFAAGYAACFGSALGLVGRQAKVDVSDAAVTAEVGIGKQGEGFGLKVTLRVELPDTVDQETGRKLVETAHQVCPYSNATRGNIDVDLVIE, from the coding sequence ATGGACGCGCTCTACACCGCAGTCGCCACCGCCACCCACGGCCGGGACGGCCGCGCCGTCTCCTCCGACGGCAAGATCGACCTGAAGCTGGCCCCGCCGGCGGAGCTGGGCGGCAACGGCGAGGGCACCAACCCCGAGCAACTCTTCGCCGCCGGATACGCGGCCTGCTTCGGCAGCGCCCTCGGCCTCGTCGGCCGGCAGGCGAAGGTCGACGTCAGCGACGCGGCGGTGACCGCCGAGGTCGGCATCGGCAAGCAGGGCGAGGGCTTCGGGCTGAAGGTGACGCTGCGCGTCGAACTGCCCGACACCGTGGACCAGGAGACCGGCCGCAAGCTGGTCGAGACCGCCCACCAGGTCTGCCCCTACTCCAACGCCACCCGCGGCAACATCGACGTCGACCTTGTCATCGAGTAG
- a CDS encoding CDP-glycerol glycerophosphotransferase family protein, which yields MEHVIVGSRRYLEVTARANFFVNDVNWPGALAKRPGSVHIHTHQGTPLKYMGADLLDKPGARLGFDVPQMLRRADRWDYSLVANRHSELVWERAYPCHFTSVRTGSPRNDVLVNGGDSDFRQRYGIPETDTVVLYAPTRRDYRRTGHVDRVDLARFAADLGAGHTLVVRLHPSLANGPARGMGLTELARRGIVVDATDEPHVADVLLAADVLVTDYSSVMFDYANLDRPIVVHADDWPAFTASRGAYVDITAEAPGHVACSYRELAWLFASGCWRDEESARLRAGFRARYCEFDDGRAAERVVRTLLLGEPMPEPGAVRIPEQASERDALTSA from the coding sequence ATGGAGCACGTGATCGTGGGCTCCCGGCGCTATCTGGAGGTCACCGCGCGGGCGAACTTCTTCGTCAACGACGTCAACTGGCCCGGCGCGCTGGCCAAGCGGCCCGGCAGCGTGCACATCCACACCCACCAGGGCACCCCGCTGAAGTACATGGGCGCCGATCTGCTGGACAAGCCGGGCGCCCGGCTCGGCTTCGATGTTCCGCAGATGCTGCGCCGGGCCGACCGCTGGGACTACAGCCTGGTAGCGAACCGCCACTCCGAGCTGGTCTGGGAGCGGGCCTACCCCTGCCACTTCACCTCGGTGCGCACCGGCAGCCCACGCAACGACGTGCTGGTGAACGGCGGCGACAGTGACTTCCGGCAGCGCTACGGCATCCCGGAGACGGACACCGTGGTGCTGTACGCGCCGACTCGCCGGGACTACCGGCGTACCGGGCACGTGGACCGCGTCGACCTCGCCCGGTTCGCGGCCGACCTCGGCGCGGGCCACACCCTCGTGGTCCGGCTGCATCCCTCGCTGGCGAACGGTCCGGCGCGCGGGATGGGCCTCACGGAGCTGGCCCGGCGCGGGATCGTGGTCGACGCGACCGACGAGCCGCACGTGGCGGACGTGCTGCTCGCGGCGGATGTCCTGGTCACCGACTACTCGTCGGTGATGTTCGACTACGCGAACCTGGACCGGCCGATCGTGGTGCACGCCGACGACTGGCCCGCGTTCACCGCGAGCCGGGGCGCCTACGTCGACATCACCGCCGAGGCGCCGGGCCATGTCGCGTGCTCCTACCGGGAGTTGGCCTGGCTGTTCGCCTCGGGGTGCTGGCGGGACGAGGAGTCGGCCCGGCTGCGGGCGGGCTTCCGGGCCCGGTACTGCGAGTTCGACGACGGCCGGGCCGCCGAGCGGGTCGTACGGACGCTGCTGCTGGGCGAGCCGATGCCGGAGCCGGGCGCGGTACGGATCCCGGAGCAGGCGTCCGAGCGGGACGCGCTTACGTCTGCGTAA
- a CDS encoding glycosyltransferase family 2 protein — protein sequence MPRFSLIVPCFQVQGFLRECLDSVLSQSFGDFELIAVDDRSPDGCGAILDEYAARDPRVRALHLPENVGLGRARNAGMPHATGDYLFFLDSDDTLTPGALRAVADRLTEAADPDVLVFDYARTYWWGGTRRNVLAEVLAEAGPDTFTVDTYPRILDLLMVVWNKVYRREFVESEGFAFPPGYYEDTPWTFPVLLSARRIAALDRICLNYRQRRQGSILSTTSRKHFDILDQYERVFAFVEQRPELAHWRPYLHRKMGEHCLDILAKPDRLPPADKAEFFRRTATMFRAHKPADALVDS from the coding sequence GTGCCCCGCTTCAGTCTGATCGTGCCCTGTTTCCAGGTGCAGGGCTTTCTGCGCGAGTGCCTCGACTCGGTGCTGTCGCAGTCCTTCGGCGACTTCGAGCTGATCGCCGTGGACGACCGCTCCCCGGACGGCTGCGGCGCGATCCTCGACGAGTACGCCGCCCGTGACCCGCGCGTGCGGGCGCTGCACCTGCCGGAGAACGTGGGCCTCGGCCGGGCCCGTAACGCGGGTATGCCGCACGCCACCGGCGACTACCTGTTCTTCCTGGACAGCGACGACACCCTCACCCCGGGCGCGCTGCGGGCCGTAGCCGACCGGCTGACGGAGGCCGCGGACCCGGACGTGCTGGTCTTCGACTACGCGCGCACCTACTGGTGGGGCGGCACCCGGCGCAACGTCCTGGCCGAGGTGCTCGCCGAGGCCGGCCCGGACACGTTCACCGTCGACACCTACCCGCGGATCCTGGACCTGCTGATGGTGGTGTGGAACAAGGTCTACCGGCGGGAGTTCGTGGAGTCGGAGGGCTTCGCCTTCCCGCCCGGCTACTACGAGGACACCCCCTGGACCTTCCCGGTCCTGCTCAGCGCCCGGCGGATCGCCGCGCTGGACCGGATCTGCCTGAACTACCGGCAGCGCCGGCAGGGCAGCATCCTGTCCACCACCAGCCGCAAGCACTTCGACATCCTCGACCAGTACGAGCGGGTCTTCGCGTTCGTCGAGCAGCGCCCCGAACTGGCGCACTGGCGGCCGTATCTGCACCGCAAGATGGGCGAGCACTGCCTGGACATCCTGGCCAAGCCGGACCGGCTGCCGCCCGCCGACAAGGCCGAGTTCTTCCGGCGTACGGCGACGATGTTCCGCGCCCACAAGCCCGCGGACGCCCTGGTCGACAGC